The sequence below is a genomic window from Longimicrobium sp..
CGCGGCTGGCGGCGGAGGGGGTGCGCGCCGACGTCATCCACGCCAACAACGTGCTGGCCCACGTGGCCGACCTGAACGGCGTGGTGAGCGGGTTCCGCACCCTGCTCAGGGACACCGGCACCACCTGCATCGAGTTCCCCTACGTCAAGGACATGATCGACGGGGCGGAGTTCGACACCATCTACCACGAGCACCTCTGCTACTTTTCGCTCACCGCGCTGGACCGGCTGTTCCGCCGCCACGGCCTGGTGATCTGGAACGTGGAGCGGCTGCCCATCCACGGCGGCTCGCTGCGCGTGTTCGCCACGCCCGCCGGGCGGGCCCCGGAGCCGGGCGAGGCGGTGCGGGCGCTGCTGGCCGAGGAGCAGGGGTGGGGCGTGGACGAGCCCGGGTTCTACCTGGGCTTCGCGGGGCGGGTGGAGCGGCTGAAGGAGGAGCTGGGCTCGCTGGTGGCCGGGCTGAAGGCCGAGGGCCGCAGCCTCGCGGCGTACGGCGCGTCGGCCAAGGGAAGCACCCTGCTCAACTACTTCGGCATCGGGGGCGAAACCCTGGACTTCGTGGTCGACCGCAGCACGGTGAAGCAGGGGCGCTACACGCCGGGAACGCACCTGCGCATCGACCCGCCGCAGGCGCTGCTGGAGCGCCGCCCCGACTTCGTGCTGCTGCTGACCTGGAACTTCGCCGACGAGATCCTGGAGCAGCAGGCCGAGTACCGGCGGGGCGGGGGAAAGTTCATCGTGCCCATTCCGTCGCCGCGGGTGGTGTGACCTTTCACGAGACCCCCATTCCCGGCGCCTGGCTGATCGAACCGCGGCGGATCGAGGACGAGCGCGGCTTCTTCGCGCGGGTGTTCGACGAGGACGAGTTCGCGCGGCGGGGGATGCGCACGGCGTTTCCGCAGTGCAGCGTGAGCTTCAACGCGCGCGCCGGGACGCTGCGGGGGCTTCACTACCAGGCGGCGCCGCACGCCGAGGCCAAGGTGGTGCGCTGCACCGCCGGGGCCGTGTGGGACGTGCTGGTGGACCTGCGCCCCGAGTCGCCCGCCTTCCGGCGCTGGTACGCCGCCGAGCTGAGCGCCGGGAACCGCCGCCTGCTGTATGTTCCCGAGGGGGTGGCGCACGGCTTCCAGACGCTGGTGGACGAATCCGAGGTGTTCTACCAGATCTCGGAGCGCTACCACCCGGAGCTGGCCCGCGGCCAGCGCTGGGACGACCCGGCCTTCGGCATCGAGTGGCCGGCGGCGGCCGTGCGCACCCTCTCGGAGCGGGACCGCGGCTACGCGGACTTCGCCGGGTGAAGCGGGCGCTGGTCACCGGCGCCTCGGGGTTCGTGGGCCGGCATGCGCTGGCGCCCCTGGCCGCCCGCGGCTTCGAGGTGCACGCCCTGTCGCGCGGCGGGCCTCCCCCGGGGCTGGACGTGCCTGGCGTGGTGTGGCACCGGGGGGACCTGCTGCAGCCGGGGACCGCGCGCGGGGTGATCGAGGCCGTGCGGCCGACGCACCTGCTGCACCTTGCCTGGGACGTGCGCCCCGGGGTGTTCTGGACGGCGCCCGACAACCTGGACTGGGTGGCGGCCAGCCTGGCCCTCGCGCGCGCGTTCGCGGAAACGCGGGGCACGCGGATCGTTGGCGCCGGCACCTGCGCCGAGTACGACTGGACGGACGGCGGACGCTGTTCCGAGTTCGACACGCCGCTTGCACCCGCCACGCTGTACGGCGCGGCCAAGCACGCGCTCCGCGGCGTCGTGGAGGCCCACGCGCGGCAGGCAGGCGTAAGCGCCGCCTGGGGGCGCATCTTTTTTCTGTACGGCCCGTACGAGGCGCCGGCGCGGCTGGTTTCGTCGGTGGCGCGGGCCCTGGTGGCCGGCCAGCCGGCCGAGGTGACGCCCGGGACGCAGCGGCGCGACTTTCTTCACGCGGCCGACGCGGGCGAGGCCTTCGCGGCGCTGCTGGACAGCGGCGTCGAGGGGGCGGTGAACGTTGCATCGGGAGAGGCGGTGGAAGTGCGCGAGGTGGTGCAGGAGGTGGCGCGGGCGGCGGGACGGCCCGACCTGGTGAGGTGGGGCGCGCGCACCGCGCCCGCGGGCGAGCCGGCCGTGCTGGCGGCCGACGCGGGCCGGCTTCGCGCGGAGGTGGGATGGACGCCGCGGCACAGCCTTCGCTCGGGCGTGGACGACGCCGTGGCGTGGTGGCGCGCGGAGGCGGGCCGATGACCGGGGCGGAGTGCCCGGTCTGCGGCTCGGACGCGCCCGAGGGCTTCCTTCGCCGCGGCGGGGTGCCGGCGCACCAGAACCTGGTGATGCGCAACCCCGGGGCGGCCCAGGCCGCCGAGCGCGGCGACTTGGACCTGGCCTGCTGCCCGCGCTGCGGATTCGTCTTCAACCGGGCGTTCGACCCCGATCGCCTGAGCTACGGGGCCGACTACGACAACACCCAGACCTGCTCGCCGTCCTTTCGGGGGCACGTCGAGGGGCTGGTGCGCCACCTGGTGGAAGAGCGCGGCGTGCGCGGCTGCCGCATCGTCGAGGTGGGGTGCGGGCAGGGCGACTTCCTGGTGCGCCTGGTGCAGGCGGCGGGAGAGGGCGCCACCGGCGTGGGGTTCGACCCGGCGTACACCGGGCCCGACACGGTGCTGGACGGCCGCGTGCGCTTCGAGCGGCGCTTCTACGGCCCCGAGTGCGCGGACGTGCCCGCCGACGTGGTGGTATGCCGCCACGTGATCGAGCACGTGCCCCGGCCGGTGGAACTGCTGCGCTCCGTCCGCGCGGCGCTCGCGGGCGCGGGACGGGCGCGGGTGTACTTCGAGACTCCCACGGTGGAGTGGATCCTGCGCCACCGCGTGGTGTGGGATTTTTTCTACGAGCACTGCTCGTACTTCAGCGCCGCTTCGCTTTCCACCGCCTTCCAGGCGGCCGGGTTCGCGGTGGACGAGGTGCGCGAGGTGTTCGGCGGGCAGTACCTGTGGATCGAGGGCTCCGCCGGCGGCCCCGCCCCGGAGGTGGAGCTGGCCCCGGGCGAGGTGCCGGGGCTGGCGCGCGCCTTTTCCCAGGCCGAGCCGCACATCCGCGGCTCGCTGCGGGAACAGGTTGAGCGCTGGGCCGCGGACGGCGGCGTGGCGCTCTGGGGCGCCGGGGCCAAGGGGGCCACGCTGGCCGCCCTGATGGACCCGGACCGCCGCCTGGTGCGCTGCGTGGTGGACCTGAACCCGCAGAAGCAGGGGCGGTACCTTCCCGCCACGGGGCACCCCATCGTGGACTACCGCGCGCTGGCCGGGCTGGGGGTGAAGACGGCGGTGCTGATGAACCCGAACTACCGCGCCGAGAACGAGCGGCTCCTCCGCGAGGCGGGGCTGGACGTGGCGCTTACCGAACTGACGGAGCCGACGCATGCACGTGGAGATTGACGACGCCCGGGGAACCCTGGTGCATCACGAGAACGGGAGCACCCGGACCGTGGACCTGCACTCGCGGGAAGGGTTCGAGGCGCTTTCGCGCCTGTGGGTGAAGGTGGGCTGGAGCCAGCGCTACTCGTACACCTTCAGCTGGATGGGCCGGCCCATCATCCAGCTTCCCGAGGACATGGTGCGCACCCAGGAGGTCATCTACCGGGTGCGCCCCGACGTGATCGTGGAGACCGGGGTGGCGCACGGCGGCTCGCTGATCTACTACGCCAGCCTCTGCAAGGTGCTGGGCAGGGGCCGGGTGGTGGGGGTGGACATCGAGATCCGCGAGCACAACCGGCGGGCCATCGAGGAGCACGAGATGGCGTCGTACATCACCCTGATCGAGGGGAGCTCCACCGACGACGCCACCGTCCGGCAGGTGCAGGGGCAGATCCGCCCCGGCGAGACGGTGCTGGTGATTCTGGACTCCAACCACACCCGCGCGCACGTGGCGGCGGAGCTGGAGCGCTACCACGGCATGGTGACGCCGGGGTCGTACCTCGTGGCCACCGACGGCATCATGTACGACCTGCACGACGTGCCCGGTGGCGCGCCGGAGTGGGTGCACGACAACCCGCGCGACGCGGCCGCCGAGTTCGCCGCCGCGCACCCCGAGTTCGTGCTGGAGCAGCCGGAGTGGCCCTTCAACGAGAGCGGGCTGCGGGAGAACATCACCCACTGGCCGGGTGCCTGGCTTCGGCGCGCCTGAGGACGGGGAGGGGCGCCGGGACCACGGGGATCGAGAAGGCAGGCAGCTGGGCAGGGCTTCAGACGCAGCATCATAAAGGTTCTTCAGCGGTCGTTCAGCATTCCGCGGGTGCGCCACCGCCGGGATGCTTCAGGGAGTGGGCCAGGAGTTCATGTAGCGGCATTCAGCGTGGGAGCAGGGTTTATGGGAACGCGGAGGGAACCCGGTGCGCCCGTGCCCAGTGGGGCAGGGGTGAGCGGTGCGGTGCAGTTCAACGGTTTGCTGGTGGTCGTTCCCACCCGCAACCGGGCGGACCTGGCGGAGAACGCCGTGCGTTCGCTGCTCGGGGAGCACGGCTCCGCGGGGGTGCGCATCGTGGTCTCGGACAATTCCACGGACGCCGCCGCGGCAGAGCGCCTTCGCGCGTTCTGCGAGACGACGGGAAGCGGGACGCTGCACTATCTTCGACCTCCCGTTCCGCTCGCGATGGCGGCGCACTGGGACTGGGCAATGCAGACGGTTCTGCACACCTGGCCCGAAAACCACGTCGCCTATCTCACCGACCGCATGGTCTTCCGCGAGGGAGAGGTGCGGGCCGTGATGGAGCTGGCGCGGCGCTACCCTGACCGGGTAGTGGCGTACCTGCACGACCACCTCGCGGGGTACGCGCCGCCGTTCCGGGTGGAGCAGGTGCCGTGGACAGGGCGGGCGTACGAGGTTTATGCGGCCGACCTGCTCGCCCTGGCGGCCAGGGGAGTGCTGTCCGCCCCGGGACTGCCCAAGATGCTGAACTGCGTGGTGCCGCGAACCGTGCTGGACCGCCTTCGCGCACGGTTCGGGAAGTTCTTCGATTCGGTGGCGCCCGACTTCAACTTCTGCTACCGGTGCCTGGCCGAAGTGGAGAGCGTGGTACACTACGACTCGGCCGCGGTCGTCCACTACGCCCTGGACCGCAGCAACGGGGCAAGCCTCAGCCGTGGCGTTCGCACGAGAGATCACGCGGATTTCCTGGCGAGCGTGGGCGGGTCGCTTGCGCCGTCGGCGCCGGTCCCGGAACTGCGCACGGTGGGGAACGTGATCTTTCACGAGTACTGCCGGACCCGCGCCGAGACGGGCAGCCGCCGGCTTCCCGAACTGGACCGGGAGCGGTACCTGGACTACCTGGGCCGGGAGATCGAACTCGTGGAGGATCCGGCCGAGCGCCGGCACATGCGAGCGCTTCTCGAGGCGAATGGCTGGCGCGCGAGTGTCCCGAAGCGGGAGCCTTTCCGGGCGGCCCGTCTCCGGAAGCTGCTGTCCCCGCGCCTCGTGCTGCGGCGCCTGTCCATGGCGGCGGCATGGATGCTGCGCGAACCTTGGGCTCGGCCCTTCTGGACGTTTCTGGCCGGGCGCACCCGGATCCGCATACCGGCGGATGCACGATTCACGTTCGGAAGCATGGACGAAGCGCTTCGCTTCGCCACGCGGTTCCGGACCTCCCCGGCCCGGGATGACGACCATCTCCGTCTGCCGGGGCTTCGCATTTACGAACTGCGCCACTGAAATCGCTCGTGCGTATAGAAACGAGAGCTCCATCCACCCGCCGACCGCACGACCCGGCGGGAACGGGCGAAGTACCGGTACCTGAACGCATGGCCGAGCCTCTCGTGAGCATCGCGATCCCGACGTACAACCGGGTGGCGGGCCTGCGCCGCGCGGTGGCCTCGGCGCTGGCCCAGGACTATCCGTGCCTGGAGGTGGTCGTTTCCGACAACGCCTCGACGGATGAAACCCGGGCATTCTGCGAAGAGCTGGTCCGGCGCGACCGGCGGGTGCGGTACGTCCGGCAGCCGGTGAACGTGGGGCCGGTGGGCAACTTCGTCCACGCGCTGGAACAGTGCGTGGGTGAATACTTCATGTGGCTCGCCGACGACGACTGGATCGACGCCGACTACGTGCGCCGCTGCATGGAGGTGCTGCGCAGGCCCGGCTACTCGCTCGTCGCGGGGAGCACGCAGTACTACCGCCAGGGGCGTTGGGAGTTCGAGGCCGGCCCGCTGGACCTGGAGCAGGAAGACCCCTCCGAGCGCGTCCTGGCCTACTACCGCCAGGTAGAGGACAACGGGGTGTTCTACGGGCTCGCCCGCCGCGCGGACCGGCTGGCCAACCCCTTCCCGCGGACGATCGGGGGGGACTGGCTGGCCGTGGCCCGGCTGGCCGCCGCGGGCAAGGTGGCCACCGTCCGCGCCACGTCCGTACACCGGGCGATGGAAGGGGTGTCGGACGGCATGGAAAGCCTCGTCCGCGCCTACAAGCTTCGCGGCCGCCAGGCCCGCAATCCGTACGGCCTGATCATCCGGAGCATCGTCGCCGACATCATGTGGGGCTCGCCCTCGTTTCATGCGCTGAGCATGGGCAGGCGCGTGCACCTGGCCCGGCGCGCCGCGCGAGAGATCCACGCCCGGTACTACCTGCGGGTACAGCGGCATCGCTCGCAGCTGAGGCGCGGGAAGGTGGTCGGCCGCCTGCGCGAGGTCCCGCTGGCCAGGCAGGTGTGGCACGTCGTCCGGCCCCTGCTTCTGCGCAGCCGTGCATCGTGACGGCCGCGCGCGGCGTGGTGCTTCCCGCCCGCACCGGGCGCGCGCGCCGAAGCCCTCCGCCAGGCGGTGCTGGGCGCGTACCGCACCGGGCCGGCCGCGTGGCCGTGGCGCCACGAGGAGCGCGGTCCGGCACCGCCTGACGACGGGCGGCGGCACGCGCGCGCCGTACACGCTGGTGCGCGCGTCGCGGCGGTTCGGCTGATGCGCGTTGTCTATGACGTTTCGATGCTGGGCTTCGGGCACCGCCACCCCGAGGCTCGCACCGGCGTGCACCGCGTGGTGGAGCACGTGGCTCGTGGGCTGGCGCGTGTGCCGGGGCTGGACCTGGCCTTCAGCGCCACCGATTCGCTTCTTACGCACACCGCCACGGCCGAGTGCCTGTCGGCCGATGCGCAGCTCCGCACGGTGCCGCTGCTTCGCCCGCCGGGCGCCCGCGCGGCGGGCACGCTGGAGAAACGCGCCCGCCGGGCGGCCGCCCATGCCCCCCGAAGCCTTCGTGCGCGCATGCTGGGCCGCGTCGTCGCCGCGATGGAGAACCGGCATCGCCTGCCCAACGCCGGCGTGCGCTGGGGGGGCGAGGTCTTCCACTCGTCCTTTAACGCGCTGCCGGCGCTCACCGGACGCATGCGGCGATTTCTCACCATCTACGACCTGATCCCCATCCGGTTCCCGCAGCTGTTCGAGCCCCACATGGTGGCCTGGATGGACCGGGTGTACGGGAGCCTGCGCCCCGGCGACTGGGCGCTCGCGATCTCCGAGACCACCAGGGCGGACCTCTGCGAGTATCGGGGCTTCGATCCCGCCCGCGTGTTCGTGACGCCGCTGGCGGCGGACGCGCGCACCTTCTACCCGGCCGGGCCGGAGGAGCAGGGGGCGGTGCGGAGGCGGCTGGGCATTCCCGAGGGACCGTACCTGCTGACGCTGAACACGCTGGAGCCGCGCAAGAACCTGGAATCGGTGATCCGCGCCTTTGCGCGCGTGGCGCGGGAGCCGGCCGCGCGCGACCTGTCGCTGGTGCTGGTGGGGGGGCGCGGGTGGAAGGCGGAGGGCATCGACGCCGCGCTGGCCGAGGCGGGACCCGTGCGCGAGCGCATCGTCCTGGCGGGGTACGTCCCGGACGAAGAGCTGGCGGCGCTCTACAGCGGCGCGCTCGCCTTCGTGTACATGTCGCTGTACGAGGGGTTCGGGCTGCCGCCGCTGGAGGCCATGCAGTGCGGGGTCCCCGTGATCAGCTCGAACACCTCGTCGCTCCCGGAGGTGGTGGGCGACGCGGGGATCCTGCTGCCCCCCACCGACCTGGACGCGATGTGCCAGGCCGTGCTGCAGGTGCACGGCGCCCCGGCGCTCCGCGCCGAGCTCGCCGCCCGGTCGCTGGCGCGGGCCGACGGCTTCACCTGGGAGCGGTGCGTGGCGCAGACGGTGGCGGCGTACCGGGTGGCGCTCGCGGCATGACGGCACCGGCCCCCATGCGCATCGCGGTCTGGCACAACCTGTACAGCGGGGGAGGGCTGCGGGCGCTCCAGACCCACGTCCGCGGGCTGCTGGATCGCGGCCATTCGGTCGAGGCCTGGTGCGTGGGCGAGCGCCCGGCGGGATGGGCCCCGTTCGGGCCCCGCGTGCGCGAGCACCGGGTTCCCCTGGCGGCCACGGCCGGGTGGCGGGGCGCCACGCCGAGGTGGCTTCGCGACATCCAGGCCATGGAGGCGGCGTGCGAGCGCTGCGCGCGGGAGATGGAGGCGGGCGGCTTCGACCTGGCCTTCGCGAACACGTGCCAGTCGTACGCCGTGCCGTTCGTGATGCGCTACCTGCGCCGCCTTCCGCGCGTGCTGTACCTGCAGGAGCCCCGCCGCGCCCTGTACGAGGCGCAGCCGGTGCTTCCCTGGGTGGGCGAGGCAGAAGCGGCGGAGGAGGGCGGGCCCGCCCCGCTGCGCGAGCTGCGGCAGGTACGCCGGTGGTACGCGCTGCGTGCGCAGGCCCGCCGCGAATGGCTGAACGTGCACGCCTGCGACACCGTCCTCGTCAACTCGTACTACAGCCGCGAGAGCGTGCTGCGGGCGTACGCGCGCGACTCGGACGTCTGCTACCTGGGCGTGGAGACCGAGCTCTTTCGCCCCGGCGCGGCGCGGCGCGAGCCCCTGGTGGTGGGGCTGGGCGCCCTCGACCGCGCGAAAGGGGTGCACCTGGCCGTCCGCGCGGTGGCGGGGCTCGCCGCGCCGCGCCCCGCGCTGGCCTGGGTGGCGGACCGCGGCGACGCCACCTACGCCCGCGAGGTCCGGGAGCTCGCGTCGGGGCTGGGGGTGGAGCTGCGGGTGATGCAGGGGATCGCGGACGCGGAGCTTTCCGACATCCTGGGCCGCGCGTCGCTGATGCTCTACACGTCGCGGCTGGAGCCGTTCGGCCTCGCGCCGCTGGAGGCGAACGCCTGTGGCACCCCGGTGGTGGCCATCGCCGAAGGCGGTGTGCGGGAAACCGTCCTGGACGGCGTCAACGGCCTTCTCGCCGACGCCCGGCCCGACAGCCTGGCCGCCGCGATGGCGCGGCTGCTGGGCGATGCGCCCTTCGCGCGGCGGCTGGGCGACCGCGCCGCCGAACATGTGCGCGAGCACTGGACGGCGGACGCCAGCGTGCGCCGCCTGGAGGCGCACCTGCTTCGCGCGCGACATTCACGTTCCGAACGAAAGGTTCTGCAGTGAAGCTGGCCATCATCTCGCTGATGCACACCGACCCGTGGGGCGGCAGCGAGGAGTTGTGGACCGAGATGGCGCACGCGGCGCTGGACGAGGGCCACGAGGTCATGGCCGCGGTGTTCCGCTGGCCCACCCTGCACCCGCGCCTGGCGGAGCTGCAGGGCAGGGGGGCGCGCGTGCTGACGCGGCGGCGGCCCCGCCTTCCGTCGGTGGACAAGGTGATGAGCCGGGTGCTGCGGCGGCCGGTGCGGCTGCCCCGGCCGGCCGTCCTGCAGAGCGCCACGTCGTGGGGCGAGCTGACGCGGTTCCGCCCCGACGTGGTGTGCATCAGCCAGGGCGCCACGTTCGACGCCGTGCACTTTCCCGACCTGCTGGCGTTCCTGCGCTCCAGCGGCACGCCCTACGTGGCCCTGTGCCAGGCCAACACCGAGGTTCCCGAAGATCCGGCGTACCACGCCGCCGCCGACGACCTTTTCCGGCGCGCCTCGCGGGTGGCGTTCGTCGCCGAGCGAAACCTGCGCGTCGCGGAGCGGCAGATCGCCGCTCCCATTCCGAACGGCTCGGTCGTGCGCAACCCCATCAACCTTTCCTCGGCCGAGGCGGTGCCCTGGCCCGAGCCCGAGCCGGTGCGGTTTGCCTGCGTCGCCCGCTTTTCGGCCGTCGCCAAGGGGCAGGACGTGCTGCTGCAGACGCTGGCGGCGCCCGAGTGGCGCGGGCGCGACTGGCGGCTGCGCCTGTACGGGCGCGGCTCGGACGAGGGGTACCTGCGCCGCCTGATCGCGCTTTACGGGCTGGAGGACCGGGTGGAGCTCGCCGGCCACGTGCACGACATCCGGGCGCTCTGGTCCGACAACCACCTGCTCGTGCTCGCGTCGCGGATGGAGGGCACTCCGCTGGCCCTCGTAGAGGCCATGCTGTGCGGCCGCCCGTCGGTGGTCACCGACGTGGGGGGAAACACCGAGTGGGTGGAGGAGGGGGTGTCGGGCTGGGTAGCCGACGGCTCTACGGCGCGGTCGCTCGGGGCGGCGCTCGAGCGGGCCTGGCGGGCGCGGGCGAGCTGGCCCGCGATGGGCGCTCGCGCACGGGAAACCGCGCTGGGGCAGTACGACCCGCGGCCCGGCGAAACGCTGCTCCGGCTGGCGGAGAGCGCCGCGGGCGGGGGCCGCTGATGCGCACGCTCGTCGTCGCGGGGGCCCGCCCCAACTTCATGAAGGTGGCCCCCATCCTGGCGGAGCTGCGCCGCGCGGGCTCGCCCGGCGTGCTGGTGCACACCGGGCAGCACTACGACGCGCAGATGTCCGACGCCTTCTTCCGAGACCTGGGAATCCCCGCGCCGGACTACCACCTGGGCGTGGGCTCGGGGAGCCACGCGCAGCAGACCGCCCGGGTGATGGAGGCGTTCGAGCCGGTGCTGGTGGAGGCGCGGCCCGACTGGGTGCTCGTGGTGGGCGACGTGAACTCCACCCTGGCGTGCGCCCTGGTGGCCAGCAAGCTGCGCGAAGAGCTGGGATGCCGGGTGGCGCACGTGGAGGCCGGCCTCCGCAGCGGCGACTGGCGCATGCCCGAGGAGGTGAACCGGGTGCTCACCGACCGCCTTTCGGACCTCCTGCTGACGCCCAGCCACGACGCGCTCCCGAACCTGGCCGCCGAGGGGATCCCCTCCGGCCGGGTGAGCTTCGTGGGCAACGTGATGATCGACGCGCTCTTCGCCGGGCTCCCGGATGCCCGCGCGCTGGGGATGCCGGCGCGGCTGGGGCTCGCCGCCGGGGGGTACGCCGTCGTCACGCTGCACCGTCCCTCGGCCGTGGACAACCCCGAGGTCCTCCGGGAGATCCTCCGGGGGCTGGGGCGGGTGGCCGAGCGGATGCCGGTGGCCTTTCCCGTCCACCCGCGCACCGCGCAGAGCATCGCCGCCCACGGCCTGGACTCCCTGCTGGAGCCGCTGCGGGTGCTGGAGCCCCTCGGCTACCAGGAGATGGCGGGGCTGGTGGACGGCGCCGCGGTGGTGCTCACCGACTCGGGCGGGCTGCAGGAAGAAACGACGGCGCTCGGGGTTCCCTGCGTTACGCTGCGGGAGCAGACCGAGCGGCCGGTGACGATCACGGAGGGCACCAACCGGCTGGCGCCCTGGCCGCTCACCCCCGAGGGAATCCTCGCGTCGTTCCAGGCCGCCGCGGCCCAGCCGCGCGCGGCCCCCGGCAGCCGCTCGCCCGAGGGGTGGGACGGGCGCGCCGCCGAGCGGATCGTGTCGGCGCTCTTCGCCCGCACCGCCGGCCGGCCGTAGCGGTGTCGGGCTCCGGCCTCCACCGGGGGCGGCAAGTGGCGCGACCGGGGCCGGCGTGAGTATTATGGGGGTCTCCCCAACCGCGGTCAGCCGCAGGACGACCATGACTTTCTGCATGTCTCTCCGGTGCAGCGCGCTCGTCCTGGCCATGGGCTGCGACTCGGGCGCCACCGACGCGCACGACGGACCGCCCGCGATCAGCGTGGACTTCGGGGAGCCGGGGGCGGATGTCCGCTCCATGGTCGGCTTCCTGCACTCCGTCGGGCCGGGCTCGGCGCCGGAATCGCTGGTCCTGCCGCTGAGGCCACGGCTTCTGCGCGGGGGCGCCCAGGGCTCCGAGGCCCTCGTGGCGCGGGCGGCGGGGACGGCGGTGGAGCGGATGCTGGTCCTGAGCGACCTGTGGGGGTACCCGCACCAGGGCTACCCCAACCGCGGCGGCCGGGCCCCTTTCGAGGACTACCCGGCGTGGGAGGCCTTCGTGCGCGGCCTCGCCGGCGCCACGCGGGGGCAGGACCTGGTGTACGAGGTGTGGAACGAGCCGGACCAGCCGTTCTTCTGGAACGGCTCCATGGACCAGTACGCGGAAACCTTTCGGCGCGCCGAGCGGGTGCTGCGCGACGAGCTGGGCGCGGCGGTGCGGGTCGCGGGGCCCGGGATCGCGCACTGGGACGAGGACCAGGTCCGCGGCTTCCTCGACTACCAGCGGCGTGCCGGATCCCGGGTGGACGTGCTTACCTGGCACGAATTCCAGCTGGATTCCAACCTGCCGCGGATCGAAGCGAGCCTCAGGCGGGCGCGGAGCGCCTACGTTTCCGCCACGGCGTACCGGGACGTGGGGATCCGGGAAATCTTCATCGGCGAGACGCTTGCCGAAGCGGACGTGCACCGGCCCGGCCCCGTGCTCGGAACCCTCTATTTTCTCGAGCGCGGGGGCGCCGACGCGGCGGCGCGTGCCTGCTACGGCAGCTGCTTCGACGGCTCGCTCAACGGCCTTCTCACCGAGGAAGGCCTTCCCCGGGCGGCATGGTGGGCCTACCGCGCCTACGCCGAGACCCTCACGGGCCGCGTCCCCGTCCGGGTGCGGGGGGCGGGGGTGGCCGCCTTTGCCGCGCACGGGCCGGCCGGGCGCGCGGCGAGCGTCGTGGTGGGGCGGTTCAGCGACGAGTCGTACGGCCTGTTCGCGACCGTCGAGTTGCGGCTGAAGGGGCTGGACCGGCTCACCGGCGCCCGGCGCGGGGTGGTTCGCATCGTCGTGCGGAAGGTCCCCGCCACCGGGACGGCCCCGCTGGCCGACCTGCCGGTGGAATGGGAGGAAACCCGCGAGGTCGAGAAATCCACCACCATCGAGCTCACGGCGGTCGGCGTCGGTGAAGGGCGGGTGGTGTCGATTTCCGCCCCCTGACGCATGGAGCGAGTGAACGTGCCGGAACACGGAGCAGGAGTGCCAGCGGGGGCCGTTCGCGGCGGTGAGCCGGTGACGGCGCCGCCGCCTCTCGTTTCCGTGTCGATCACGGCCCACAACCGCCCCGACGACCTGCGGCTGACCCTGCGGCGGCTGGGCGAGCAGACGCATCGCCCGCTGGAGGTGATCGTGGTCGACGACGCCTCCGACGTGGAGCTGGAACCCGTCGTCCGCGAGGAGTGGCCGGACGCGGTGTACCGGCGGAACCCCCGGAACCTGGGGGCGCACGCCAG
It includes:
- a CDS encoding glycosyltransferase family 1 protein, whose translation is MRVVYDVSMLGFGHRHPEARTGVHRVVEHVARGLARVPGLDLAFSATDSLLTHTATAECLSADAQLRTVPLLRPPGARAAGTLEKRARRAAAHAPRSLRARMLGRVVAAMENRHRLPNAGVRWGGEVFHSSFNALPALTGRMRRFLTIYDLIPIRFPQLFEPHMVAWMDRVYGSLRPGDWALAISETTRADLCEYRGFDPARVFVTPLAADARTFYPAGPEEQGAVRRRLGIPEGPYLLTLNTLEPRKNLESVIRAFARVAREPAARDLSLVLVGGRGWKAEGIDAALAEAGPVRERIVLAGYVPDEELAALYSGALAFVYMSLYEGFGLPPLEAMQCGVPVISSNTSSLPEVVGDAGILLPPTDLDAMCQAVLQVHGAPALRAELAARSLARADGFTWERCVAQTVAAYRVALAA
- a CDS encoding glycosyltransferase family 4 protein, whose translation is MTAPAPMRIAVWHNLYSGGGLRALQTHVRGLLDRGHSVEAWCVGERPAGWAPFGPRVREHRVPLAATAGWRGATPRWLRDIQAMEAACERCAREMEAGGFDLAFANTCQSYAVPFVMRYLRRLPRVLYLQEPRRALYEAQPVLPWVGEAEAAEEGGPAPLRELRQVRRWYALRAQARREWLNVHACDTVLVNSYYSRESVLRAYARDSDVCYLGVETELFRPGAARREPLVVGLGALDRAKGVHLAVRAVAGLAAPRPALAWVADRGDATYAREVRELASGLGVELRVMQGIADAELSDILGRASLMLYTSRLEPFGLAPLEANACGTPVVAIAEGGVRETVLDGVNGLLADARPDSLAAAMARLLGDAPFARRLGDRAAEHVREHWTADASVRRLEAHLLRARHSRSERKVLQ
- the wecB gene encoding non-hydrolyzing UDP-N-acetylglucosamine 2-epimerase — encoded protein: MRTLVVAGARPNFMKVAPILAELRRAGSPGVLVHTGQHYDAQMSDAFFRDLGIPAPDYHLGVGSGSHAQQTARVMEAFEPVLVEARPDWVLVVGDVNSTLACALVASKLREELGCRVAHVEAGLRSGDWRMPEEVNRVLTDRLSDLLLTPSHDALPNLAAEGIPSGRVSFVGNVMIDALFAGLPDARALGMPARLGLAAGGYAVVTLHRPSAVDNPEVLREILRGLGRVAERMPVAFPVHPRTAQSIAAHGLDSLLEPLRVLEPLGYQEMAGLVDGAAVVLTDSGGLQEETTALGVPCVTLREQTERPVTITEGTNRLAPWPLTPEGILASFQAAAAQPRAAPGSRSPEGWDGRAAERIVSALFARTAGRP
- a CDS encoding glycosyltransferase family 4 protein, whose translation is MKLAIISLMHTDPWGGSEELWTEMAHAALDEGHEVMAAVFRWPTLHPRLAELQGRGARVLTRRRPRLPSVDKVMSRVLRRPVRLPRPAVLQSATSWGELTRFRPDVVCISQGATFDAVHFPDLLAFLRSSGTPYVALCQANTEVPEDPAYHAAADDLFRRASRVAFVAERNLRVAERQIAAPIPNGSVVRNPINLSSAEAVPWPEPEPVRFACVARFSAVAKGQDVLLQTLAAPEWRGRDWRLRLYGRGSDEGYLRRLIALYGLEDRVELAGHVHDIRALWSDNHLLVLASRMEGTPLALVEAMLCGRPSVVTDVGGNTEWVEEGVSGWVADGSTARSLGAALERAWRARASWPAMGARARETALGQYDPRPGETLLRLAESAAGGGR